ccatcagtacagccatcaagtaataggcataggttagaagatccatcaaataatctttcttgttcttcagatggatcgtggagacgcttgagcaaacatggctagaggtaagcctgaatcctgtttattcgttttccgctgcgcatgttagattaaataatatgttgattatttctaacatcaACTGGTACCGGCCCAGTGGTCCTCTTCCTCCACGGCTTCCCTGAGCTCTGGTACACATGGCGCCACCAGCTTCTCTACCTCTCCTCCCTCGGCTACCGCTGCATCGCCCCCGACCTCCGCGGATATGGTGACACTGACGCCCCGCCCTCCGCAGCCTCATACACGGCCTTCCACATCGTCGGCGACCTCGTCGGCCTTCTTGACCATCTGGGTATCGACCAGGTTTTCTTGGTCGGCCATGACTGGGGAGCTATGATGGTTTGGTACTTCTGTTGGTTTAGGCCCGACAGGGTCAAAGCTGTTGTCAACATGAGCGTGCCATTTTCCGCCAGGAACCCGGCGATAAATCTTGGGGATGGCTTCAGGGCTTTGTTTGgtgatgattattatttttgcaggTTTCAGGTAGATTAATTTGGTTGATTTCCTTGGGCTTTGTTTGGGCCTGGCTAGCGCTGGTTGTGGTCCTACCTTCTGCGTCAGATTTTAAAATCTTTTGATTTagaaaaaagattttattaCGTGCAATTTGAAAGatgatttaaaaatgcaattaaacatGTGATAAATTacaatataacttttaaaatatgtgtttttaaaaatgtatttattattacatctcaaatgatttttattttttttgcaataaTATGTGAGATCCAAACGTGCCTTTTGCGTTGTGAAGGGCCGAAAGCAATTGAGGAGTGCAATCTTTGTTGTTGTGATAAAACTCAACTGACcaatatatttaattgtttccGTTCATAAGATTTGGGTGTTGCACAATTAGCTCTGTTGTGTCTTTGAGTCATATAAATGTTACTTTCAAGGGCTTGAGAGATATTGCACTCGATCTTCCTTACATAGCAGTGAAaacattattaaattaaaattcaataataatttttccaaaatttaactGGGATTTTCACAACAAAAAATGTGCACTTGAGAGTAAATACTTGGAATTGCTCGCAGCATTTCTCCAAGGAATATGCAATATATTGTTGGAGATGGGTTAAGCGGTTCCCTGATTTGTTATATGAAGGTCCCTTGGAGATCGACTTCTTGGGTGTATATTTCCGAGATTTTGCGCACTTTTGATTCTTGTTGgtgttgttatatatatatatggtagccatagttttctcttctttaattATGTGACTCTTCTTacataaaattactaaaatccGCCGCAGGAACCTGGAGAAGTTGAAAAAGATTTTGCTTGTGTCGATACTAGAGTACTAATGAAGAAGTTGCTTTCACTTTTTGGCCCGATTCCTTTGTGTGTACCAAAAGAAGTAGGATTTAGAGGATTGCAAACTCCAGAAACCTTGCCTTCTTGGTTGTCAGAAGAAGATATTAATTATTATGCCAGCAAATTTAACCAGAAAGGCTTTACTGGAGGACTGAACTACTATCGAGCAAGTAACCTGTAAGTTTCATGcttctttctatttatttttttatgggtaTTATCTACTTACACATGGCCATTATAAGCCAGAGCGATCTAATGCTCTTCTAGCTCCCTCCACCACCGCCCTCAAATCCCCCACTACACTCCATCGACCCTTTCCCTTTAAGAGCTCCACCCTTGGGTAACAAATCAAGGTTTTTGATACCCGCATCTAATTAATGCTCTTTtacctaaacaaaaaaaaaagggggcggCGTTTGCGCTTCTAATCGTGTACAATATCGTGGAGACGAGCTTGAACGTGTTAGCGGACAGCAGGGCGGTGCCAGTGCGCATGTTTTCGTTTGCGAGTTCGAGAGTAAGGAAAGTGTGGTTAAAGGATAGGCTTGAGATATTGGGGCGAAAGGTGTTGAGGGTGGTGAATATACACGACGTGGTGCATAATTTGTTGAGGTTGCTTCAATGGGCAGGTACTGCTGATGGTGATGAAGTGGGCAGAGGGGTTGCCTTAGAATTACTTGCTTTCGAGCAAGCGCCATCACCAAGAAAAATAGACTTTTAGCGACAAAGGTTTTGAAACTGTGGGGGTTAGGGTTAATTGTTTATTGAAAGCGAGCTTTAAAGCACTAACAGCATCTTTTCTAAATTTCATACACTTctttatatataggaaaaactcttaaaaaattcGTTGATTCAAATTCTCTTGTTGTTCCCTAAACTAAGGAAACATGCATGCATCAAGAGAACAAAAAGTTTTACCCTACATTTAGGGAAGCAAAATTGGTTCTTTTAGCattgttttaatataaaaaactttatctttcttttctcattgcTCCCTCATtcatttgaaacaatatttaaaaaatttatcttttctctctttttctcttatcatttaatttaaataatatttaaattgtatATGGAAATGACAAAGGAAGCTATTGCATGGTGTATTTaattagagaagaaaaaaatggtttagttccctaaattgagaaaaaaggTTAAGGAGAACAACTTCTAATGCTCTTAGGGAGAAGGATTTTGAAACTGAGAGGGATCAGCTAGGAGCCAAAGTAAAAATGAGAGAGGGCAGGGGTTTCAAGATTTTAGGCTAAATTTCCTGGTGCTTAGCCTATGGATTACCAAGATTAGGAAGATTTctttaaaaactattttaacCTGCCTCATGAGATTTTCAAGACTCattgggtgtgtttggtaaatggttgaattgtgaaatttttgtttgaataataataagaagtgattgatatgatataaaaagtaaaaaggttttgtatatttgaaattgttttataaaaaagtaaaaaagtttcgttttatagtggattttttttttatttgaatagtaataaaaaaacgatttatgtgatataaaaagtggaaaaaaaaaaaaaaaaaaaaaaaaaaaaaaaaagttagaatgttttgaatttgacttctttggaagaagtgaaaaaaagaaaaatagagagggAGATGAAAGTGTTGCCAAACACACTATTATCTCTGTTGTATAAGaattatgagaaatgttaagggtactaaattttttactaagaaatgggtaccaagatgatgtggagcttattcattggagatcatcaaaataattaataaaaataaatgttacaggtaccaatgaataagctccacatcatcttgatACCCATCTCTTGATAAAAGATTTAGTACccctagcatttttcataataattattttaatctaTTGTTTAGAATAAATGCCAGCAAGTAAAACGCCTAGAAGTAGcgtgtttttttgtagtgcctccACCACCGGCCACACATTCCACCATCGGCCACCCTTATCTTCTCCCGCTACACGCCTACTCTCCATACCTGCACCCTTTAAAATGGAGCCCCACGCCTTGGAtaacaaattagggtttttaaaacTGATATTTTGGGTTTTCAAACCCGGACTTCAGGTTTTTGTGGAAGCCATAATTAAGTAAGCTTATCCTTCTTCAAGGCGAATGATCCTCTCACATACCTATGCACATTTTGCGCCCTTTACAGAGGAACCGCCTCGGTGGGATTCTGTATATTCGGATCAACCTCGGAGTCAGCATCTTCATCATTTGATGAAGATGGGTTCGGGTTCTCAGAAGCATTCAAGGAATCTATGGAATCCGCAACAGTAAAACTTGCGGAGTCTTCTTCGAAGGGATCTTGAGTGGGGGTACTAATTTGGTACACTGAAAGAAAGCCATTGGAGCTCAAGTGATTCAAAGAAGGGACGATATAGAAGAAGAATGAAACGAAGTAAGAGCACGGGGTTGTAAATGGCTGACATTATAACATTCCTCCATGGACCACTACA
Above is a genomic segment from Alnus glutinosa chromosome 12, dhAlnGlut1.1, whole genome shotgun sequence containing:
- the LOC133851506 gene encoding uncharacterized protein LOC133851506 translates to MEKIEHTVVPTNGINMHVASTVIGTGPVVLFLHGFPELWYTWRHQLLYLSSLGYRCIAPDLRGYGDTDAPPSAASYTAFHIVGDLVGLLDHLGIDQVFLVGHDWGAMMVWYFCWFRPDRVKAVVNMSVPFSARNPAINLGDGFRALFGDDYYFCRFQEPGEVEKDFACVDTRVLMKKLLSLFGPIPLCVPKEVGFRGLQTPETLPSWLSEEDINYYASKFNQKGFTGGLNYYRASNLTWELTAPWTGLQIKVPTKFIVGDQDIVYNIPGIKEYVHNGGFKKDVPYLQDIVVMEGVAHFINEEKAEEISAHIYEFINAFSSGEKDS